A segment of the Oxyura jamaicensis isolate SHBP4307 breed ruddy duck unplaced genomic scaffold, BPBGC_Ojam_1.0 oxyUn_random_OJ61049, whole genome shotgun sequence genome:
AAAGCCAATGCTGACGTCACCAAACCCAACACTGACGTCACCAAAGCAGTGACTGACGTCATCAAACCCAACGTTGACGTCATCAAACCCAACGTTGACGTCATCAAACCCAACGCCGATGTCACCAGAGCGGCCTGTGATGTCACCAAAACCACCGTTGACGTCACCAGGGCCACAGTTGATGTCGCCAGGGCCACCGCTGACATCACCAGAGCGGCCAATGACGTCACCAAAGTGACCCCTGACGTCACCAAAGCCACCGTCGATGGCACCAAACCCGCTGACGTCACCGCAGTGactgctgctgccgctgcggGGGCCGCTGACGTCACCAAACCCACGGCTGACGTCACCAAAACGACCCCTGACGTCACCAAGATGACCTCTGACGTCACCAAGGTGACCTCTGACGTCACCAATATGACCCCGGACGTCAACAAGACGATCTCTGATGTCACCAAGACGCCCCCCGACGTCCCCATGACGCCCCCCGACGTCCCCGGGGCCGCCGCTGACGTCACCGTCCACGCCGCcgccagcgccgccgccgccgtcctCGCCGCCGTCCCCGCGGTGGCCGCGCcggggaagaagaagaagaagaagcgcagctcctcctcctcctcctcctcctcttcctcctcctcctcgtc
Coding sequences within it:
- the LOC118158908 gene encoding oviduct-specific glycoprotein-like, which codes for MASTDVTRVPPAGVPGCRGHRQCHHGHRQCHRGHQQRLCGHRQCHRGHRRRPQSASAAAADVTKVAAADVTRASPVPVATAVVTRASSVGPAGVSDVIKNNADVIKNNADVIKANTDVIKPNADVIKPNADVIKTNADVIKANADVTKPNTDVTKAVTDVIKPNVDVIKPNVDVIKPNADVTRAACDVTKTTVDVTRATVDVARATADITRAANDVTKVTPDVTKATADVTKPTADVTKTTPDVTKMTSDVTKVTSDVTNMTPDVNKTISDVTKTPPDVPMTPPDVPGAAADVTVHAAASAAAAVLAAVPAVAAPGKKKKKKRSSSSSSSSSSSSSSSSSSSSSSSSSSDSDSSSSSSDSAPPSPAPAPGTEPSAGVQPG